In the Leptospira neocaledonica genome, GTTCCTTCTTATATTCTATAACTGTGTTGGTCTTATGGTTTTTGATCCTTTTCTTTTTGGATAAAAAAAGATTATATTGGAAAATTTAAGAACCGATCAGATGTTTTACTGCGGCGAGAAGGTCCTCGTCGTTAAAAGGTTTGATCATCCATCCTTTTGCGCCTGCTTCTTTTCCTTGTGATTTCATTGCGTCGCTGGACTCAGTGGTAAGGATTAATATTTTCATACTTTTCCCTTTTTCCGTTCTTAAAACTTCCTTAGTGAGTTCTATTCCGGTTCTACCAGGCATGTTCACATCGAAGATGCCTATATCGAAAGGACCTTCCGCTTCTATTTTAGTGAGAGCTTCGTCAGGTCCCGCGGCTTTGCATACGGAATAACCTTCTTCCGTAAGAGTGAAATCTAAAAGTTTTAAAACCGTGGGAGCGTCGTCTACGCAGAGTATTTTTGTCATTTTCTACCTTACCTTTGATTAATTATAACTGTTTGCTGTTCCGAAACATAGTTCTGAAATTTTTTCAGGGATATTGTCTAAGGAGATCTGTTCTTTTACCACTCCCATCTCGTATGCTTCTCTAGGCATTCCGTATACTACGGATGTGGATTCGTCTTGTCCGAATGTCATTGCACCTTTTTCGAAAAGTGCCTTTAGTCCTTTTGCTCCATCTTTTCCCATTCCTGTGAGAAGAAACGCCGCGCAAAAAGAAGCCAATGGGGATTTTGAAATTGAATGAAATAATACGTCTACGGAGGGTCTATGACCTGTGACCTTCTCCCCCTTGTGTATTCGAATATTATAATAAGGGGGATCTCCAAGTTCCATATGATGATCTCCTCTAGCAACGTACACATTTCCTTTGGAAATACTTTGGCCTTCTTGAGCCTCTTGGATATTTAAAGAAGAAACCGA is a window encoding:
- a CDS encoding response regulator; the protein is MTKILCVDDAPTVLKLLDFTLTEEGYSVCKAAGPDEALTKIEAEGPFDIGIFDVNMPGRTGIELTKEVLRTEKGKSMKILILTTESSDAMKSQGKEAGAKGWMIKPFNDEDLLAAVKHLIGS